The genomic stretch TGAGGTCGGATCAAGGGCAGTTCCAGGTACTGTGTAAGTGCATACACCTGCATCAGCTGCATAATTCGTTGCTGGTGTGGCACATGCAATGGTCGGATTCTGTGTGTCATTAACTGTCACATTAAACCCGCAACTTCCTGTATGTCCACAGGCATCTATAGCTGTGATAGTAACTGCGGTTGTACCCACTGCAAATGCTGCCCCACTCGGTGGCACTGTAGTGTACAAAGGCTTACGCGTCAAACTGGTATTGTCGATCGCCAGCTTATCTGCAGCTACAAAAGTGAACCACATATAGCGGTTGCCACCTACAACTGATGCAATCAGATCAGTTGGAGCTGAGCGGGTTTCAGTAAACAGCAAGGAACCGCCGTTATCGTAGAGTTTACAGTCTACTGCCAGCACACCGCCATTGTTCCTGAAATTCCATTCGAGGGTATACCAACCTGAAGTGGTCACATCAAAATGATTTGCCAGGGATGATAAATCGCCTCTGCGAGCATAATTAGTGTTGTTGTCTGCTGCTATCACAATCTTACCTGGTTCACCTGCTGCATGGAAGATGAAATCACGCAGATGGCCACCTGACTGATTGCTTACCGCTGTAGATACATCCCAGCCATACGTACTGGCTGAAACTGCAGGATCAGAAAGATCAAAGTAAACATCTACTGAACTTACAAATCCGTTCCCGAATGCTGTTGAAGGAATATCATATCCTCCTAACCTGCTGAATACTCCTGTGTAATCGTCTGGTGCCGGAGGAAGAGTTGTTGAATTAATAACAGCATGTGCACACTCCAGTTTTGATGTTATGCCATCAGTACCGCTGTTTACTCGCGTTATCTCACTACTGTAGCGGTTCCAGTCTACTGATGGAGTAATACCATAGATTCCGCTAATCCATAAAGGATTTTCAAATCCCTGGTAAAAACCAAAATCAGTTGCATTGGTTGCAAAATTAACGACTGCTGAACAGTTGCCTGGATCATTACTGGTAGTTATGTCTGAAGGGCAAATTGCCAATGGATCATCAATATCCTGTACAGTTATGGTTTGAACACAGGTGGCAATATTCCCGGCTGCATCTGTTGCTTTCCAGGTACGCGATATTACACCTGTTGCATTACATAGATTAAGTGCATCGCGATTATCTGTATAGGTTATCGTTACACTTCCAGCACAATTGTCAGTGGCTGTGGCATATCCTGTTGCAAACGGATCCTTCTCATCATGTTGAGTGACTACTGCATTTGCAGGACAGGTGATGGCGGGTATTTCAGAATCTACAACAACTACAGTATAACTGCAGCTTGCAGTATTGCCACTTCCATCTTCAATAGTCCATGTTACTATAGTGCTGCCAAGTGGGAAGTTTGCTCCCTGCAAGGTATTACTGGAATTGAAATCATTGACTACTGAAGCAATTGTGCAATTGTCGCCTGTTGAGATAGGATCAAGGGCTGTTGCTGGCACTGTGTAATTACAGGCGCCTGCATCAGCTGCATAACTGAGTGCTGGTGCAGCACATACAATGGTTGGATTCTGCGTATCATTAACTGTAACATCAAACCCGCAACTTCCTGTATGTCCGCATGCATCTGTAACTGCAAAAGCAACTGCTGTAGTTCCTACATTAAATGCTGTTCCACTTGGTGGCACAGTAGTATACAAAGGCTTACGTGTCAAACTGGTATTATCGATTGCCAGTTTATCTGCTGCTACAAAGGTGAACCACATATAGCGATTGCCGCCAACAACTGAAGCAATCAGATCTGTAGGACCTGAGCGGGTTTCAGTAAACAGTAAAGTGCCGCCGTTATCGTAGAGTTTACAGTCTACAGCCAGAACACCGCCATTGTTCCTGAAATTCCATTCGAGGGTATACCAACCTGAAATGGTTACATCAAAATGATTTGCCAGGGATGATAAATCGCCTCTGCGAGCAAATGAAGTACCATTATCCGCGGCTATCACAATCTTACCTGGTTCGCCTGCTGCGTGGAAGATGAAATCACGCAAATGGCCACCTGACTGATTGTTTACCGCTGTGGATACATCCCAGCCATAAGTGCTGGCTGCTACAGCAGGATCAGAAAGATCAAAGTAAACATCTACTGAACTTACAAATCCGTTCCCGAATGCTGTTGAAGGCATGTCATATCCTCCCAACCTGCTGAATACTCCTGTGTAATCGTCTGGTGCCGGAGGCACAGTTGTTGAATTAATAACAGCATGTGCAACACCTGATTTTGATGCTATTCCATCAGTACCGCTGTTTACTCGCGCTATCTCACTACTGTAGCGGTTCCAGTCTACTGATGGAGTAATACCATAGATTCCGCTAATCCATAAGGGATTTTCAAATCCCTGGTAAAACCAAAATCAGTTGCATTGGTTGCAAAATTAACGACTGCTGAACAGTTGCCTGGATCATTACTGGTAGTTATGTCTGAAGGGCAAATTGCCAATGGATCATCAATATCCTGTACAGTTATGGTTTGAACACAGGTGGCAATATTCCCGGCTGCATCTGTTGCTTTCCAGGTACGCGATATTACACCTGTTGCATTGCATAGATTAAGTGCATCACGATTATCTGTATAGGTTATCGTTACACTTCCAGCACAATTATCAGTGGCTGTGGCATATCCTGTTGCAAACGGATCCTTCTCATCATGTTGAGTGACTACTGCATTTGCAGGACAGGTGATGGCGGGTATTTCAGAATCTACAACAACTACATTATAACTGCAGCTTGCAGTATTGCCACTTCCATCTTCAATAGTCCAAGTTACCATAGTGATGCCCAGTGGGAAGTTTGCTCCCTGCAAGGAATAACTGGAATTATAATCATTGATTACTGAAGCTATTGTGCAATTGTCACCTGTTGAAGTAGGATCAAGCGCTGTTCCTGGCACTGTGTAGGTGCAAACACCTGTATTAGCTGCATAATTCGCTGCTGGTGTGGCACAAATGATCGTCGGATTCTGTGAATCTACTACTACTACATTATAACTGCAGGTTGCAGTATTACCACTTCCATCAGTTATAGTCCAAACAACATTCGTTGTACCCAAGGGCAAACACTGCGTTCTGTAAGGACGATGTGCCATTCTTATTATTCACAACCGATGCGATGGAACAATTGTCCCAGTTTGAAGCCGGATCAAGCGCTGTTCCTGGCACTATATAGGTGCATTGACCGGCATCTGCTGCATAACTTGTTGCAGGTGTAGCACATGAAATTGTTGGGTTTTGTGTATCCGTTACTGTTACATCAAATTCACACGTATTTAATTTTCCACAAGCATCAGTTGCCGTAACGGTTACTGCATTGGTTCCAACTG from Bacteroidales bacterium encodes the following:
- a CDS encoding HYR domain-containing protein — protein: MPPAPDDYTGVFSRLGGYDMPSTAFGNGFVSSVDVYFDLSDPAVAASTYGWDVSTAVNNQSGGHLRDFIFHAAGEPGKIVIAADNGTSFARRGDLSSLANHFDVTISGWYTLEWNFRNNGGVLAVDCKLYDNGGTLLFTETRSGPTDLIASVVGGNRYMWFTFVAADKLAIDNTSLTRKPLYTTVPPSGTAFNVGTTAVAFAVTDACGHTGSCGFDVTVNDTQNPTIVCAAPALSYAADAGACNYTVPATALDPISTGDNCTIASVVNDFNSSNTLQGANFPLGSTIVTWTIEDGSGNTASCSYTVVVVDSEIPAITCPANAVVTQHDEKDPFATGYATATDNCAGSVTITYTDNRDALNLCNATGVISRTWKATDAAGNIATCVQTITVQDIDDPLAICPSDITTSNDPGNCSAVVNFATNATDFGFYQGFENPLWISGIYGITPSVDWNRYSSEITRVNSGTDGITSKLECAHAVINSTTLPPAPDDYTGVFSRLGGYDIPSTAFGNGFVSSVDVYFDLSDPAVSASTYGWDVSTAVSNQSGGHLRDFIFHAAGEPGKIVIAADNNTNYARRGDLSSLANHFDVTTSGWYTLEWNFRNNGGVLAVDCKLYDNGGSLLFTETRSAPTDLIASVVGGNRYMWFTFVAADKLAIDNTSLTRKPLYTTVPPSGAAFAVGTTAVTITAIDACGHTGSCGFNVTVNDTQNPTIACATPATNYAADAGVCTYTVPGTALDPTSTGDNCSILSVVNDKTGTSTLQGAVFSLGTTNVIWTNTDGSGNTATCSYDVVVVDSQNPTITCATPATNYAADAGICTYLVTGTALDPLSTGDNCSILSVVNDKTGTSTLQGAVFSLGTTNVVWTITDGSGNTATCSYNVVVVATQNPTITCTTPATNYSADAGICTYLVTGTALDPLSTGDNCSILSVVNDKTGTSTLQEQCLA
- a CDS encoding HYR domain-containing protein, with translation MGTTNVVWTITDGSGNTATCSYNVVVVDSQNPTIICATPAANYAANTGVCTYTVPGTALDPTSTGDNCTIASVINDYNSSYSLQGANFPLGITMVTWTIEDGSGNTASCSYNVVVVDSEIPAITCPANAVVTQHDEKDPFATGYATATDNCAGSVTITYTDNRDALNLCNATGVISRTWKATDAAGNIATCVQTITVQDIDDPLAICPSDITTSNDPGNCSAVVNFATNATDFGFTRDLKIPYGLAESMVLLHQ